The following proteins come from a genomic window of Diprion similis isolate iyDipSimi1 chromosome 8, iyDipSimi1.1, whole genome shotgun sequence:
- the LOC124409882 gene encoding uncharacterized protein LOC124409882 gives MANNDKLVEVNPDNGISCVRFRNKSGLPMEDITKIFAKYGEVVSINAAGSNEFGFRFIRFRTKEQAFECVRGLECHPSIRLEEAQKKNGSHNKNSPPHQFRKNNKSNIGGQETNHHLHNTNQSGRIDFINGNQDSAKPKRNDFQRQNGENIGTNDLNGADSNSGNDIKTPKTDNCNPLRTPLSARLVRNLPKNKSDGSNEVQENSDYRLNASKFAELYKRRGTIASTFQPSNDDWQSGNQKMFVDTPAIPTGAIPQAMITSRPFSRASSKSLSVITDAPPPLITNPLEQKTQVFLACDVVVANIHSNLGVSNIYEMFDKFEPIYVSDIETVPEINVRFCFVYFKTPSDALQVEQLFDGKSTYGQNLIILRPETLEAEARTF, from the coding sequence ATGGCAAATAATGACAAACTTGTTGAAGTAAATCCTGATAATGGAATCTCTTGTGTACGTTTTCGTAACAAGTCGGGATTGCCGATGGAAGATATAACAAAAATCTTCGCCAAATACGGTGAAGTAGTGAGCATTAACGCAGCCGGCAGTAATGAATTTGGTTTTCGTTTTATAAGGTTTCGAACGAAAGAACAAGCATTTGAATGTGTACGGGGCTTGGAATGTCATCCAAGCATAAGACTGGAggaagctcaaaaaaaaaatggaagtcACAACAAAAATTCCCCTCCTCAtcagtttagaaaaaataacaaatctaACATCGGTGGACAGGAAACTAATCATCATTTGCACAATACCAATCAAAGCGGTAGAATAGATTTTATCAACGGTAATCAAGACTCAGCCAAGccaaaaagaaatgattttcagcgacaaaatggagaaaatatcGGTACGAATGACTTGAACGGAGCTGATAGCAACTCCGGTAACGACATTAAGACTCCCAAAACGGACAACTGCAATCCATTAAGGACACCATTGAGCGCGAGGCTCGTCAGGAAtctaccaaaaaataaatcagatGGCAGTAACGAGGTGCAAGAAAATTCGGATTATCGATTAAATGCATCAAAATTTGCAGAATTGTACAAACGTCGCGGAACCATTGCCAGCACCTTTCAACCATCCAACGATGATTGGCAAAGTGGAAATCAGAAGATGTTTGTTGACACACCTGCAATACCCACCGGTGCGATACCACAGGCAATGATTACCAGTCGGCCCTTTTCGCGTGCCAGCAGTAAAAGCTTGTCTGTAATAACCGATGCACCACCACCCTTGATCACCAATCCACTGGAACAAAAAACTCAAGTTTTCCTCGCTTGCGACGTTGTTGTGgcaaatattcattcaaatttggGAGTTAGTAACATTTATGAAATGTTCGACAAGTTCGAACCGATCTATGTTTCCGACATTGAAACTGTCCCGGAAATCAATGTACGATTTTGCTTTGTTTACTTCAAAACTCCATCGGATGCGCTCCAAGTCGAACAATTGTTTGATGGTAAATCTACATATGGGCAAAATCTAATCATCTTACGGCCAGAGACATTGGAGGCAGAAGCAAGGACCTTCTAA